One genomic region from Deltaproteobacteria bacterium encodes:
- a CDS encoding ABC transporter permease, with protein sequence MTRVWHVAKKEIIQTFRDKRMFGVLFFAPVFQLFIFGYAATTDVRNINLAVLDHDNSAASRRLVEAFLASGYFTNAGSLSGSADLENAVVRGLADIALVIPADYSRSLARGETVELQAIFDAADSNFAQVAAGYARGIVSRVAADATGANLARLRAMAVAQGIAPAPMPTLDVRPRIWFNPELKSVYYMVPGVICMLLMIVTMMLSALAITREREIGTIEQIIVSPIARWELILGKLAPFAVLGLVNVALIMTIAVWHFHVPVRGSIALIYGASGLFLFSTLGLGLFLSAISTTQQQAMFVSFMFMMPAILLSGFMFPIENMPRAVQILTYANPLRYFLEVIRGVFLKGNGVDVLWPQLAALGVFGIAIFALAGATFTKRVG encoded by the coding sequence ATGACCCGCGTGTGGCACGTGGCGAAAAAGGAGATCATCCAGACATTCCGCGACAAGCGGATGTTCGGCGTGCTGTTTTTCGCGCCGGTATTTCAGCTTTTCATCTTCGGCTACGCGGCGACGACCGACGTGCGCAACATCAACCTCGCGGTGCTCGACCACGACAACAGCGCGGCGAGCCGCCGTCTGGTCGAGGCTTTTCTCGCGTCAGGCTACTTCACGAACGCGGGTTCGCTTTCCGGTTCCGCCGATCTCGAAAACGCCGTGGTGCGCGGCCTCGCCGACATCGCATTGGTGATTCCCGCCGATTATTCGCGCAGCCTCGCGCGCGGCGAAACCGTGGAATTGCAGGCGATCTTCGACGCCGCCGATTCGAATTTCGCGCAGGTCGCAGCGGGCTACGCGCGGGGAATCGTCTCGCGGGTCGCCGCCGACGCCACCGGCGCGAATCTCGCCCGGCTGCGGGCGATGGCCGTCGCCCAGGGCATCGCCCCCGCGCCGATGCCCACACTGGACGTGCGCCCGCGCATCTGGTTCAACCCCGAACTCAAGAGCGTCTATTACATGGTGCCCGGCGTCATCTGCATGCTGCTGATGATCGTCACGATGATGCTCTCGGCGCTCGCCATCACCCGCGAGCGCGAGATCGGCACCATCGAGCAGATCATCGTCAGCCCGATCGCGCGGTGGGAACTGATCCTCGGCAAGCTCGCGCCGTTCGCCGTGCTCGGCCTCGTCAACGTCGCGCTCATCATGACCATCGCCGTGTGGCACTTTCACGTGCCGGTGCGCGGGTCGATCGCACTCATCTACGGCGCGTCGGGACTATTTTTGTTTTCCACGCTCGGCCTCGGCCTTTTTCTGTCCGCGATCTCGACCACGCAGCAACAGGCCATGTTCGTGAGTTTCATGTTCATGATGCCCGCGATTTTGCTGTCGGGTTTCATGTTCCCGATCGAGAACATGCCGCGCGCGGTGCAGATCCTCACCTACGCCAACCCGCTACGCTACTTCCTGGAGGTGATCCGAGGCGTGTTTCTTAAGGGCAACGGCGTGGACGTGCTGTGGCCGCAACTCGCCGCGCTCGGCGTCTTCGGCATCGCGATTTTTGCGCTCGCCGGAGCGACGTTCACCAAGCGGGTGGGGTGA
- a CDS encoding ABC transporter permease: MRSRIPAMAKKEFLHVLRDWRSLAMAFAMPMIMILLFGYAITFDIRNVRLAVYDADRGPASRELVDRFTGNGYFRLVATAVSEDELDGFIQRGEAQIALSIPDDFAERASRGERVEMAVIVDGSESNTATIAGNYVIAILEGYGRELATRRAGGARVGTIEWKPRFWFNDELRSQNFLVPGLVATIMMIMTALLTSLTIVREREHGSLEQLIATPVRRYEIVIGKLIPYFVIGVLDSILVAGVGIAAFDVPFTGSVALYLLATSVFALAGLGIGLFISCVSKNQLMAMQIAILASMLPSYLLSGFMFAIKNMPSWVQTITLLVPARYFLVVLRGIFLKDSGIDILWPQIALLAALAVVMLGAAVGRFKKTLE, translated from the coding sequence ATGAGATCGCGGATTCCTGCTATGGCCAAAAAGGAATTTCTGCACGTGCTGCGCGACTGGCGAAGCCTCGCCATGGCGTTCGCGATGCCGATGATCATGATTCTGCTGTTCGGCTACGCGATCACGTTCGACATCCGAAACGTGCGTCTTGCGGTGTACGACGCCGATCGCGGCCCGGCCTCGCGCGAACTGGTCGACCGTTTCACCGGCAACGGATATTTCCGGCTCGTTGCCACCGCCGTGAGCGAAGACGAACTCGACGGCTTCATCCAGCGCGGCGAGGCGCAGATCGCGCTGTCGATTCCCGACGATTTTGCAGAGCGCGCGTCGCGCGGCGAACGCGTCGAGATGGCCGTCATCGTGGACGGATCGGAATCGAACACGGCGACCATCGCGGGCAATTACGTGATCGCGATTTTGGAAGGTTACGGACGCGAACTCGCGACGAGGCGCGCGGGCGGCGCGCGGGTGGGCACGATCGAGTGGAAGCCGAGATTCTGGTTCAACGACGAACTTCGCAGCCAGAATTTTCTTGTGCCGGGTCTTGTCGCCACGATCATGATGATCATGACCGCGCTGCTCACGAGCCTGACCATCGTGCGCGAGCGCGAGCACGGCAGCCTGGAACAGCTCATCGCCACGCCGGTGCGCCGCTACGAAATCGTCATCGGCAAACTCATCCCCTACTTCGTCATCGGCGTGCTCGATTCGATTCTCGTCGCGGGGGTCGGCATCGCCGCGTTCGACGTGCCCTTCACGGGCTCGGTTGCACTCTATTTGCTGGCGACCTCGGTCTTCGCCCTCGCGGGACTGGGCATCGGCCTGTTCATTTCGTGCGTGTCGAAAAACCAACTCATGGCGATGCAGATCGCGATCCTCGCGTCGATGTTGCCCTCGTATCTGCTGTCCGGCTTCATGTTTGCGATCAAGAACATGCCCAGCTGGGTTCAGACCATCACGCTGCTCGTGCCCGCGCGCTATTTCCTCGTCGTGCTGCGCGGGATTTTTCTCAAAGACAGCGGCATCGACATCCTCTGGCCGCAGATCGCCCTGCTCGCGGCGCTCGCCGTGGTGATGCTCGGCGCGGCCGTCGGCCGATTCAAAAAGACGCTGGAGTAA